One genomic window of Micropterus dolomieu isolate WLL.071019.BEF.003 ecotype Adirondacks linkage group LG14, ASM2129224v1, whole genome shotgun sequence includes the following:
- the LOC123983372 gene encoding zinc finger protein 281-like isoform X1 has translation MSIIQDKLGNEFLRNGGMDPNFAPGMLMFSHLPPVTSFTRLASQSVMGELPQEMILKKERDSPPEHQGVTGGNTGGFLQSMGIKQERLSELDYRMPLYGGGGGVGVNCAGGGAGKSGTDMPDMSFGNHHQNHQNMLLHDLSLGNVRSLGEPVPGRPGKEPKESSGRRGRRSNGDGQGGKARRKRNDAAKAMMLDADGACLSPSSKPHICEHCNAAFRSSYHLRRHVLIHTDRTGERPFRCSQCNMSFIQKYLLQRHEKIHSGEKPFSCDQCNMRFIQKYHMERHKRTHSGEKPYRCDTCQQFFSRTDRLLKHKRTCGEAIKKGLDPSMLELSDAELGHGSYSLTQGNSTTSGRKRAKSKNGEGGERKRKKNASASAASSSGGMARDLDLQDFSMEHPSGSSPAMQGRAPKLVFKKAGRKGLDKGLLSLEDGADGQKHLGQKPGSMDHVEDSGLDNMGLLHGAGGNKQGPTTSSNYDDAMQFVKKRRYLHAVNNDYGAGSLHMAPQGSSVIQGSMGPEPTLAMLDSSPLELKHDKSGIPDEVLQSLLDHYSHKPEGGHHHDVTFDLSDHPHHVDLQPAAPVTPELEDDSPNGGDKTAVMSEYSKFLLQALERTSHSGPFPSLGPTGPFPLLSSSSSPTGPLFSDKHVYSTSPLDCGYPPAVSSPLPIVAPSSTTSSSSSKSHYGMLVGSPSQAGYHLSLEPTSHQQLTPSQELTEQLEKQHSPGTFNLPPQDLTAPGEGSKGQQPKPGGGAAPTNGSSYPDLSPLNPPKETTYQIENFAQAFGSQFKSGRRTPLGYGSDPGAEVDHRIRTPVSEFSGYTSLLADVSEPVSTGSKTPTSQSFR, from the exons ATGAGTATTATCCAAGACAAATTGGGCAATGAGTTTTTGCGTAACGGTGGCATGGACCCCAATTTTGCACCAGGTATGCTTATGTTCAGCCACCTGCCACCTGTCACCAGCTTCACACGGCTGGCCTCCCAGTCCGTTATGGGCGAGCTGCCCCAGGAGATGATCCTGAAGAAAGAACGTGACTCGCCCCCAGAACACCAGGGCGTCACTGGTGGGAACACAGGGGGCTTCCTCCAAAGCATGGGCATTAAGCAGGAGCGGTTAAGCGAGCTGGATTACCGTATGCCCCTGTATGGTGGGGGTGGAGGAGTAGGGGTGAACTGTGCTGGAGGGGGCGCGGGGAAGAGTGGTACCGACATGCCGGACATGTCTTTCGGCAACCACCACCAAAATCACCAGAATATGCTTCTGCATGATCTCAGCCTCGGCAACGTTCGTTCCCTTGGAGAACCG GTGCCTGGAAGACCGGGCAAAGAGCCAAAAGAGTCCTCAGGTAGAAGAGGGCGAAGGAGCAATGGGGATGGGCAGGGAGGTAAAGCACGAAGGAAACGCAACGATGCTGCAAAG GCCATGATGTTGGATGCAGATGGAGCCTGCCTGTCCCCCAGCTCAAAACCACATATCTGTGAGCACTGTAATGCTGCCTTCCGCAGCTCCTACCACTTGCGCAGACATGTGCTCATACACACAG ATCGCACAGGTGAGAGGCCTTTCCGGTGCAGCCAGTGTAACATGAGCTTCATTCAGAAATACCTGCTCCAGCGGCACGAGAAGATCCACAGTG GAGAGAAGCCTttcagctgtgaccagtgtaaCATGCGTTTTATCCAGAAGTACCACATGGAACGACACAAAAGGACACACAGTGGCGAGAAGCCCTATCGCTGCGATACCTGCCAACAA TTTTTCTCAAGAACAGACCGGTTACTGAAGCACAAACGGACTTGTGGAGAAGCCATAAAGAAGGGCCTGGACCCAAGCATGCTGGAGCTCAGCGACGCAGAGCTAGGCCATGGCAGCTATTCACTCACTCAGGGAAACTCTACCACCTCCGGACGCAAGAGGGCCAAGTCCAAAAACGGCGAGGGTGGCGAGCgcaagaggaagaagaatgccTCTGCATCAGCAGCCTCGTCCTCTGGGGGGATGGCCCGTGACCTGGACCTGCAGGACTTCAGCATGGAGCACCCCTCAGGTTCTAGCCCCGCCATGCAGGGACGTGCTCCCAAATTGGTCTTTAAAAAAGCTGGCCGCAAAGGTCTGGACAAGGGCCTCCTCTCTCTGGAAGATGGTGCTGATGGACAAAAACATTTGGGCCAGAAGCCTGGTTCCATGGATCATGTGGAGGATTCTGGCCTTGATAACATGGGTCTACTCCATGGAGCCGGGGGCAACAAGCAGGGGCCCACCACCAGCAGCAACTACGATGATGCAATGCAGTTTGTGAAAAAGCGGCGCTACCTCCACGCAGTTAACAATGACTATGGAGCCGGCTCACTGCACATGGCACCCCAAGGCAGTAGTGTAATCCAGGGCTCCATGGGGCCTGAGCCCACACTGGCTATGCTGGACTCGTCTCCTTTGGAGCTCAAGCATGACAAGTCAGGCATTCCAGATGAGGTACTACAAAGCCTGCTAGACCATTATAGCCATAAGCCAGAGGGTGGACACCACCATGACGTGACATTCGACCTGTCAGACCACCCACACCACGTGGACCTCCAGCCGGCAGCCCCTGTTACCCCTGAGCTGGAGGATGACTCGCCCAACGGTGGTGACAAGACGGCCGTGATGAGCGAATACTCCAAGTTCCTCCTGCAGGCCCTGGAGCGCACCAGCCATAGTGGTCCCTTCCCCAGCCTTGGCCCAACAGGGCCTTTTCCACTCCTGTCCAGCAGCTCCAGTCCCACGGGGCCCCTGTTCTCCGACAAGCACGTGTACTCCACATCCCCGCTGGATTGTGGCTATCCGCCTGCTGTCTCCTCCCCACTGCCCATCGTTGCCCCTTCATCAAccacctcctcgtcctcctccaaGTCCCACTATGGCATGCTCGTCGGCTCCCCCTCCCAGGCAGGCTACCACCTCAGCTTGGAACCTACAAGCCACCAGCAGTTGACTCCGTCTCAGGAGCTGACCGAGCAGTTGGAGAAGCAGCACTCCCCCGGCACCTTCAACCTACCTCCCCAGGACCTCACTGCCCCGGGAGAGGGCTCCAAGGGGCAGCAGCCCAAGCCTGGAGGGGGAGCTGCACCCACCAACGGCTCCAGCTACCCAGACCTGTCCCCACTGAACCCCCCTAAAGAAACCACGTATCAGATCGAGAACTTCGCCCAAGCCTTTGGCTCCCAGTTCAAGTCAGGACGGCGGACCCCTCTGGGCTATGGCAGTGATCCTGGGGCAGAGGTCGACCACCGAATACGGACTCCAGTGTCAGAATTCTCAGGGTATACCAGTTTGTTAGCTGACGTCAGTGAGCCAGTGAGTACAGGATCAAAAACCCCGACAAGCCAAAGTTTCAGATAA
- the LOC123983372 gene encoding zinc finger protein 281-like isoform X2 produces MSIIQDKLGNEFLRNGGMDPNFAPGMLMFSHLPPVTSFTRLASQSVMGELPQEMILKKERDSPPEHQGVTGGNTGGFLQSMGIKQERLSELDYRMPLYGGGGGVGVNCAGGGAGKSGTDMPDMSFGNHHQNHQNMLLHDLSLGNVRSLGEPVPGRPGKEPKESSGRRGRRSNGDGQGGKARRKRNDAAKAMMLDADGACLSPSSKPHICEHCNAAFRSSYHLRRHVLIHTGERPFRCSQCNMSFIQKYLLQRHEKIHSGEKPFSCDQCNMRFIQKYHMERHKRTHSGEKPYRCDTCQQFFSRTDRLLKHKRTCGEAIKKGLDPSMLELSDAELGHGSYSLTQGNSTTSGRKRAKSKNGEGGERKRKKNASASAASSSGGMARDLDLQDFSMEHPSGSSPAMQGRAPKLVFKKAGRKGLDKGLLSLEDGADGQKHLGQKPGSMDHVEDSGLDNMGLLHGAGGNKQGPTTSSNYDDAMQFVKKRRYLHAVNNDYGAGSLHMAPQGSSVIQGSMGPEPTLAMLDSSPLELKHDKSGIPDEVLQSLLDHYSHKPEGGHHHDVTFDLSDHPHHVDLQPAAPVTPELEDDSPNGGDKTAVMSEYSKFLLQALERTSHSGPFPSLGPTGPFPLLSSSSSPTGPLFSDKHVYSTSPLDCGYPPAVSSPLPIVAPSSTTSSSSSKSHYGMLVGSPSQAGYHLSLEPTSHQQLTPSQELTEQLEKQHSPGTFNLPPQDLTAPGEGSKGQQPKPGGGAAPTNGSSYPDLSPLNPPKETTYQIENFAQAFGSQFKSGRRTPLGYGSDPGAEVDHRIRTPVSEFSGYTSLLADVSEPVSTGSKTPTSQSFR; encoded by the exons ATGAGTATTATCCAAGACAAATTGGGCAATGAGTTTTTGCGTAACGGTGGCATGGACCCCAATTTTGCACCAGGTATGCTTATGTTCAGCCACCTGCCACCTGTCACCAGCTTCACACGGCTGGCCTCCCAGTCCGTTATGGGCGAGCTGCCCCAGGAGATGATCCTGAAGAAAGAACGTGACTCGCCCCCAGAACACCAGGGCGTCACTGGTGGGAACACAGGGGGCTTCCTCCAAAGCATGGGCATTAAGCAGGAGCGGTTAAGCGAGCTGGATTACCGTATGCCCCTGTATGGTGGGGGTGGAGGAGTAGGGGTGAACTGTGCTGGAGGGGGCGCGGGGAAGAGTGGTACCGACATGCCGGACATGTCTTTCGGCAACCACCACCAAAATCACCAGAATATGCTTCTGCATGATCTCAGCCTCGGCAACGTTCGTTCCCTTGGAGAACCG GTGCCTGGAAGACCGGGCAAAGAGCCAAAAGAGTCCTCAGGTAGAAGAGGGCGAAGGAGCAATGGGGATGGGCAGGGAGGTAAAGCACGAAGGAAACGCAACGATGCTGCAAAG GCCATGATGTTGGATGCAGATGGAGCCTGCCTGTCCCCCAGCTCAAAACCACATATCTGTGAGCACTGTAATGCTGCCTTCCGCAGCTCCTACCACTTGCGCAGACATGTGCTCATACACACAG GTGAGAGGCCTTTCCGGTGCAGCCAGTGTAACATGAGCTTCATTCAGAAATACCTGCTCCAGCGGCACGAGAAGATCCACAGTG GAGAGAAGCCTttcagctgtgaccagtgtaaCATGCGTTTTATCCAGAAGTACCACATGGAACGACACAAAAGGACACACAGTGGCGAGAAGCCCTATCGCTGCGATACCTGCCAACAA TTTTTCTCAAGAACAGACCGGTTACTGAAGCACAAACGGACTTGTGGAGAAGCCATAAAGAAGGGCCTGGACCCAAGCATGCTGGAGCTCAGCGACGCAGAGCTAGGCCATGGCAGCTATTCACTCACTCAGGGAAACTCTACCACCTCCGGACGCAAGAGGGCCAAGTCCAAAAACGGCGAGGGTGGCGAGCgcaagaggaagaagaatgccTCTGCATCAGCAGCCTCGTCCTCTGGGGGGATGGCCCGTGACCTGGACCTGCAGGACTTCAGCATGGAGCACCCCTCAGGTTCTAGCCCCGCCATGCAGGGACGTGCTCCCAAATTGGTCTTTAAAAAAGCTGGCCGCAAAGGTCTGGACAAGGGCCTCCTCTCTCTGGAAGATGGTGCTGATGGACAAAAACATTTGGGCCAGAAGCCTGGTTCCATGGATCATGTGGAGGATTCTGGCCTTGATAACATGGGTCTACTCCATGGAGCCGGGGGCAACAAGCAGGGGCCCACCACCAGCAGCAACTACGATGATGCAATGCAGTTTGTGAAAAAGCGGCGCTACCTCCACGCAGTTAACAATGACTATGGAGCCGGCTCACTGCACATGGCACCCCAAGGCAGTAGTGTAATCCAGGGCTCCATGGGGCCTGAGCCCACACTGGCTATGCTGGACTCGTCTCCTTTGGAGCTCAAGCATGACAAGTCAGGCATTCCAGATGAGGTACTACAAAGCCTGCTAGACCATTATAGCCATAAGCCAGAGGGTGGACACCACCATGACGTGACATTCGACCTGTCAGACCACCCACACCACGTGGACCTCCAGCCGGCAGCCCCTGTTACCCCTGAGCTGGAGGATGACTCGCCCAACGGTGGTGACAAGACGGCCGTGATGAGCGAATACTCCAAGTTCCTCCTGCAGGCCCTGGAGCGCACCAGCCATAGTGGTCCCTTCCCCAGCCTTGGCCCAACAGGGCCTTTTCCACTCCTGTCCAGCAGCTCCAGTCCCACGGGGCCCCTGTTCTCCGACAAGCACGTGTACTCCACATCCCCGCTGGATTGTGGCTATCCGCCTGCTGTCTCCTCCCCACTGCCCATCGTTGCCCCTTCATCAAccacctcctcgtcctcctccaaGTCCCACTATGGCATGCTCGTCGGCTCCCCCTCCCAGGCAGGCTACCACCTCAGCTTGGAACCTACAAGCCACCAGCAGTTGACTCCGTCTCAGGAGCTGACCGAGCAGTTGGAGAAGCAGCACTCCCCCGGCACCTTCAACCTACCTCCCCAGGACCTCACTGCCCCGGGAGAGGGCTCCAAGGGGCAGCAGCCCAAGCCTGGAGGGGGAGCTGCACCCACCAACGGCTCCAGCTACCCAGACCTGTCCCCACTGAACCCCCCTAAAGAAACCACGTATCAGATCGAGAACTTCGCCCAAGCCTTTGGCTCCCAGTTCAAGTCAGGACGGCGGACCCCTCTGGGCTATGGCAGTGATCCTGGGGCAGAGGTCGACCACCGAATACGGACTCCAGTGTCAGAATTCTCAGGGTATACCAGTTTGTTAGCTGACGTCAGTGAGCCAGTGAGTACAGGATCAAAAACCCCGACAAGCCAAAGTTTCAGATAA